A window of Rhipicephalus microplus isolate Deutch F79 chromosome X, USDA_Rmic, whole genome shotgun sequence genomic DNA:
CTtgtattttgtcatgtttttaatCATCCTTTTTTGGgcatatatattcttgccactctgtgataTAAAGTTAGaagtcagtgctctttctgtctaccctgttgcTTTTACCAATATTCACGCTCTGAAAAAAAACTTGGGAAAGTTTACTGTCATAAAGTTCGTTTCGCTCATGTTTTCAGATCGCAACACCAAGTTCAACGCCTCTGTACTCAACGAGGTGGACTCCAATAATGATCCGATCAGTCGGTGGTGCAAGAGTGGAACCCGAAATACAGATGCATTTTGTATTCTTTGCAACTGCACCATTTCTTGCGCACAGCATGGAGCGGCAGCAGTGAGGCGTCGTGCTGGGATGAAGAAACATATTGATGCAGCTGctagacacagagacaaggacggGAATCTTCTTCCACCCAAATTGGTGCAAGGCACACTGGACTTCTCCAACGTGTCTGCTAATACATCACTTGAGCACCAAGTCAGCAAGGCAGAAACTACTTTTGCTTTGTCTGTTGTGGCCAAGGGAATTCCTTTTTCATGGGGAGACACGGCAACTTCGATTTATCACTGCATGTTCCCCGACAGTGACATTGCCAAAAAGTTTAGTTGTGGCAGAATAAAGTTGGCCCGCATTGTATCAGATGGACTGGGTCCCTACTTTAAAGGACAAGTGGTGACTGAGCTGTGCCAGCCAAATGTCTATTTTTCCATTATGATTGATGAGACGCCAAAGCCAGAGCTAAGGGTGCAGCAACTAGATGTGCTGGTACGCTATTTTTCCAGCAGCCAACAGGAAGTTGTTGTTGAACATGTCCAGTCATTTGATCTTGGGCGTGCAACCGCTGAAATAATTGTTGGCTGCATAGAAGAAGCAATAGCAGATCTTCCAAAGCAAGGACTTGTTTGCTTTTTCAGTGATGGCCCTAATGTTATGAAGAGCGTAAGAAACAAGCTTCAGAAGCATGTGGCACCAAGTTTGATTGATATTGGCAACTGCAATCTTCATAAAGTTCATAATGCATTTGGCAGAGGCCTGGATGCATTTGGCTTGGATGTAGAAGAAGTAGTGAGAAATATTTACTACTACTTCAAAGGTGCTGTCCGCGCTGAAGCACTCAGAGAATG
This region includes:
- the LOC119163763 gene encoding uncharacterized protein LOC119163763, which produces MDKNRNTKFNASVLNEVDSNNDPISRWCKSGTRNTDAFCILCNCTISCAQHGAAAVRRRAGMKKHIDAAARHRDKDGNLLPPKLVQGTLDFSNVSANTSLEHQVSKAETTFALSVVAKGIPFSWGDTATSIYHCMFPDSDIAKKFSCGRIKLARIVSDGLGPYFKGQVVTELCQPNVYFSIMIDETPKPELRVQQLDVLVRYFSSSQQEVVVEHVQSFDLGRATAEIIVGCIEEAIADLPKQGLVCFFSDGPNVMKSVRNKLQKHVAPSLIDIGNCNLHKVHNAFGRGLDAFGLDVEEVVRNIYYYFKGAVRAEALRECQDTLGISCHVFLRHVSNRWLTLQDSLCRVEEQFEALRTYFF